The following coding sequences lie in one Mycobacterium sp. DL440 genomic window:
- a CDS encoding cytochrome P450 has product MLTFGLAYDPSHYYIGPPISQVDIFKPRAARPSTLETALTDITSPPATCPITSFDPLNPQTMQEPHPWHQALRREAPVHFVAERGMWFVTSRELVSAALTNHEVFSSAFGLPQMPPPPSVAEEVEELKGQGWDMIPTLLTADPPDHHYYRRMVARAFTPRFVAQREPGIRSVVGELLETLPTDEPVEIVEQFAAPLPLRIIAQALNVPDDRIDDFRRWSDQFALTIGAEIDEAGALEQARSLLEYQRFFAAELSDRRTNPQDDLITGLVQASNANDDEPLTTGAALSIIQQILIAGNETSRKLMTGTLHQLALNPKWWRWLQEDPAARSELLVEEALRFLTPVQSMFRITKAEARLGDYTIPAGSLVVLVFGSANRDEAQYDDSEEFNPDRPNARTHLAFGQGIHSCLGAALARLQARIALEDIACRFSSIELAADNDYEYEPSFMLRGLKRLNVIFRAH; this is encoded by the coding sequence GTGCTCACATTCGGCCTTGCCTATGACCCATCTCACTATTATATTGGTCCACCAATTAGTCAAGTGGATATATTCAAACCCCGGGCAGCCCGCCCATCAACCCTGGAGACGGCCTTGACCGACATCACCAGCCCGCCCGCCACCTGCCCGATCACATCGTTCGACCCGCTGAATCCACAGACGATGCAGGAGCCGCACCCCTGGCACCAGGCGCTGCGCCGGGAGGCACCCGTGCACTTCGTCGCCGAGCGGGGAATGTGGTTCGTGACCTCCCGGGAGCTGGTTTCTGCGGCCCTGACCAACCACGAGGTGTTCTCGTCCGCGTTCGGCCTGCCGCAGATGCCGCCGCCGCCCTCGGTGGCCGAGGAGGTCGAAGAGCTCAAGGGACAGGGCTGGGACATGATCCCGACGCTGCTGACCGCCGACCCGCCCGACCACCACTACTACCGCCGGATGGTCGCCCGCGCGTTCACCCCGCGCTTCGTCGCTCAGCGCGAACCGGGCATCCGCTCTGTCGTCGGCGAACTACTCGAAACGCTGCCGACCGACGAACCGGTGGAGATCGTCGAACAGTTCGCCGCGCCGTTGCCGCTGCGGATCATCGCCCAAGCACTCAACGTTCCCGACGACCGCATCGACGATTTCCGGCGCTGGTCCGACCAATTCGCGTTGACCATCGGCGCCGAGATCGACGAGGCCGGTGCACTGGAGCAAGCTCGCAGCCTGCTCGAGTACCAGCGTTTCTTCGCCGCCGAACTCTCCGATCGCCGCACCAATCCACAGGACGACCTGATCACCGGTCTCGTGCAGGCGTCCAACGCCAACGACGACGAACCGCTGACCACCGGCGCCGCGCTGAGCATCATCCAGCAGATCCTGATCGCCGGAAACGAGACCTCGCGCAAGCTGATGACGGGCACGCTCCACCAGCTCGCGCTGAATCCCAAGTGGTGGCGCTGGCTGCAGGAAGATCCGGCGGCCCGTTCCGAGTTGCTCGTCGAGGAGGCGCTGCGCTTCCTCACCCCGGTGCAGTCGATGTTCCGCATCACCAAGGCCGAAGCGCGCCTAGGTGACTACACGATTCCGGCCGGTTCACTGGTGGTGCTGGTGTTCGGTTCGGCCAACCGGGACGAGGCGCAGTACGACGACAGCGAGGAGTTCAACCCGGACCGCCCGAATGCCAGGACGCACCTGGCATTCGGCCAGGGTATCCATTCCTGTCTGGGGGCCGCGCTGGCCCGGCTGCAGGCGCGAATCGCTTTGGAGGACATCGCCTGTCGATTCAGCTCGATCGAGCTCGCCGCCGATAACGACTACGAGTACGAGCCCAGCTTCATGCTGCGCGGACTCAAGCGACTCAACGTCATCTTCCGGGCTCACTGA
- a CDS encoding SDR family NAD(P)-dependent oxidoreductase: MPTAVVTGAGKGIGRAISERLAADGMDVVVVDIDQAAAEKVAAAVGGRAVACDVTDERSVSALADAVGQIGDIDVLVNNAGIWRSRTLAESTVDEVDAVLRVNVLGSWLVTRALLDTFGPGGGAIVNLTSVLAELGGAGRGIYPASKAALVALTKQMATEYAPQGIRVNAVGPGLVLTDGTAREFADSGLRSAIGESMPLGRLGEPADIAAAVAFLASAQAGYITGQVLYVDGGWGINGSAFIGTAVQEYLAGLAETPLKATLTEEAV, encoded by the coding sequence GTGCCGACAGCAGTGGTGACAGGAGCCGGCAAAGGTATCGGCCGGGCCATCTCGGAACGCCTCGCGGCAGACGGGATGGACGTGGTGGTGGTCGACATAGACCAGGCTGCCGCTGAAAAAGTGGCCGCTGCGGTCGGGGGTCGAGCGGTCGCGTGCGACGTCACCGATGAGCGGTCGGTGTCAGCGCTGGCGGACGCGGTAGGCCAGATCGGCGACATCGATGTACTGGTCAACAACGCCGGGATCTGGCGCTCACGAACCCTTGCCGAGAGCACCGTCGACGAGGTCGACGCCGTGCTGCGGGTCAACGTGCTCGGCAGTTGGCTGGTCACCCGCGCATTGCTCGACACCTTCGGGCCCGGTGGCGGCGCGATCGTCAACCTGACATCGGTACTGGCCGAGCTCGGCGGTGCCGGGCGCGGGATCTATCCGGCATCGAAAGCCGCGCTGGTCGCGCTGACCAAACAGATGGCAACGGAGTATGCCCCTCAGGGGATCCGGGTCAATGCCGTCGGCCCCGGCCTGGTCCTGACCGACGGCACGGCGCGCGAGTTCGCCGACTCGGGGTTGCGTTCGGCCATCGGTGAGTCGATGCCGCTGGGACGCCTCGGCGAACCGGCCGACATCGCGGCGGCGGTGGCCTTCCTGGCCTCGGCCCAGGCCGGCTACATCACCGGCCAGGTGCTCTACGTCGACGGGGGATGGGGCATCAACGGCTCGGCCTTCATCGGCACCGCCGTGCAGGAATACCTGGCGGGCCTGGCTGAAACACCCCTGAAGGCAACCCTGACAGAGGAGGCAGTGTGA
- a CDS encoding SRPBCC family protein produces MTRATERADNEVGRPGEARSSGPTVQSLLSHDTREVPAPLLEESYEFLGSADIDKDRYFTAEFHRLEVDRMWNKVWQFACREEDIPEPGDYYVYDLADMSLIVVRTAVGAIRAFHNSCLHRGTRLCDDAGRVNQLRCPFHGFTWSLEGNLTDVPGRWDFPHVDDASFALPEAQTATWAGFVFVNPDPAAPPLSDYLGDLEKHFAPFNLQDRFKAIHVAKVVDCNWKVGMEAFLESYHVIATHPQLLEYLGDANTQYDIYTRSDGLPGFNRMITPQATSSPHLEPLEPQDVLDAMFRDFFPEGVGAFEVPDGQSARPIVAAAMRDNLAQTTGADLSGTSDSEIVDAIQYFVFPNMVPWAGVGAPLTYRFRPYGNDPDRCIFDIMMLIPLPAGVPKPKTAPPHWLGADEDYSAAPELGGLCAVFNQDLSNLPRVQRGLRSMTKPGVTLANYQEVRIRQFHQDLDRYLASDD; encoded by the coding sequence GTGACCCGGGCAACCGAGAGAGCGGACAACGAGGTGGGCAGGCCGGGGGAGGCGCGATCGTCGGGACCGACGGTGCAGAGCCTGCTTTCCCACGACACCCGGGAAGTACCCGCACCGCTGTTGGAGGAGTCCTACGAGTTTCTCGGGTCGGCCGATATCGACAAGGATCGCTACTTCACCGCGGAGTTCCACCGGCTCGAGGTGGACCGGATGTGGAACAAGGTGTGGCAGTTCGCCTGCCGTGAGGAGGACATCCCCGAACCCGGGGACTACTACGTCTACGACCTGGCCGACATGTCGCTGATCGTGGTTCGCACCGCTGTCGGTGCGATCCGGGCTTTCCACAATTCCTGCCTGCACCGCGGTACCCGGCTGTGTGACGATGCCGGCCGGGTCAACCAGTTGCGCTGTCCCTTCCATGGTTTCACCTGGAGCCTGGAGGGCAACCTCACCGATGTGCCGGGCCGGTGGGACTTCCCGCATGTCGACGACGCGTCCTTTGCCCTGCCGGAGGCCCAGACCGCGACCTGGGCGGGGTTCGTCTTCGTCAACCCCGACCCCGCAGCGCCCCCGCTGTCGGACTATCTGGGCGATCTGGAAAAGCATTTCGCGCCCTTCAACCTGCAGGACCGGTTCAAGGCGATCCACGTCGCCAAGGTCGTCGACTGCAACTGGAAGGTCGGCATGGAGGCTTTCCTGGAGTCCTACCACGTCATCGCCACGCACCCTCAACTGCTGGAATACCTCGGGGACGCCAACACCCAGTACGACATCTACACCCGGTCCGACGGCCTACCCGGGTTCAACCGGATGATCACGCCGCAGGCGACCAGCAGCCCGCACCTGGAACCGCTGGAGCCCCAGGACGTGCTCGACGCCATGTTCCGGGACTTCTTCCCCGAGGGCGTCGGGGCGTTCGAGGTTCCGGACGGCCAGTCGGCGCGTCCCATCGTGGCCGCGGCGATGCGTGACAACCTCGCGCAGACCACCGGCGCCGACCTTTCCGGCACCAGCGACTCGGAGATCGTCGATGCGATCCAGTACTTCGTGTTCCCGAACATGGTGCCCTGGGCGGGCGTCGGTGCCCCGCTGACCTACCGGTTCCGGCCATATGGCAACGATCCCGATCGGTGCATTTTCGACATCATGATGCTGATTCCGTTGCCTGCGGGTGTGCCCAAACCCAAGACGGCGCCGCCACATTGGCTCGGGGCCGACGAGGACTACAGCGCCGCGCCCGAGCTGGGTGGGCTGTGCGCGGTGTTCAATCAGGATCTGTCGAATCTGCCCCGGGTGCAGCGCGGTCTGCGGTCGATGACCAAACCCGGTGTGACGCTGGCAAATTACCAGGAAGTCCGGATACGTCAGTTTCACCAGGATCTGGATCGGTACCTCGCCAGTGACGACTGA
- a CDS encoding TetR/AcrR family transcriptional regulator, whose translation MTTELPLSTPPATALRNDVPMSEVTSTRSGPGRPAGTDSVDTRQRVLDAACQCFAQYGYGPATNNLIAEMAGVTAGSLHYHFGSKSNLFEAVCDYVYGKIVARSVDALAGPHSVRGLLRAVLAESMRINHESPELAGFVATAPIDARRHPELSEAFAKQAEAMGNTLAQAVTAGQRAGLIAEGLDAVAVAGMISAIVDGFAHAAANTDVTAMDSMNELFGRLLLESDGVP comes from the coding sequence GTGACGACTGAACTGCCGTTGAGCACCCCGCCGGCCACCGCGCTGCGCAATGATGTTCCGATGAGCGAGGTCACCAGCACCCGATCGGGACCGGGCCGGCCGGCGGGCACCGACAGCGTGGACACCCGGCAGCGGGTGCTCGACGCCGCATGCCAATGTTTCGCGCAGTACGGCTACGGACCGGCGACCAACAACCTGATCGCGGAGATGGCCGGGGTCACCGCCGGTTCGCTGCACTACCACTTCGGATCCAAGAGCAATCTGTTCGAGGCGGTCTGCGATTACGTGTACGGCAAGATCGTCGCCCGCTCAGTGGATGCGCTGGCCGGCCCGCACTCGGTGCGCGGCTTGTTGCGGGCGGTGCTTGCCGAATCGATGCGGATCAACCATGAGTCACCAGAGCTGGCCGGTTTCGTGGCCACCGCCCCCATCGACGCCCGGCGTCATCCAGAGTTGTCCGAGGCGTTCGCCAAGCAGGCCGAGGCAATGGGCAACACGCTGGCGCAGGCGGTGACTGCCGGGCAGCGCGCGGGCCTCATCGCCGAGGGGCTGGATGCGGTCGCCGTCGCGGGCATGATCAGTGCCATTGTCGACGGCTTCGCCCACGCCGCGGCCAACACCGACGTCACCGCGATGGACTCGATGAACGAGCTGTTCGGACGGTTGCTCCTCGAATCCGACGGTGTGCCGTAG
- a CDS encoding aldehyde dehydrogenase family protein: MLTTPRPDCAATVVRLRQTFDSGRTLDLDWRRAQLRALATMLTDNGDAIVDAVAADLRRPAFETWLAEIVATVNEARYAARHLGRWTRRRHRLLEWTQLPGRAWIQYEPYGTVLIIGPWNVPFQLSLTPAIGAIAAGNTVVVKPSELAPASSRLMAELIPRYLDAEAVAVVEGDGAVTQELIAQGLDRVLFTGGTATGHKIMAAAADHLTPVTLELGGKSPVIVADDADVKTAARRIAWIKLMNSGQICIAPDYVLVHAAVRDRFVEEIRAAIANFRTGVPTGLPIVNERQFARLAGALAATEGEVVVGGGTDAERLEIEPTVVVEPHPDEPLMTDEIFGPVLPVLTVESVQQAIEFVRRRPKPLAAYLFTACKATRERVVREVPAGGMMINQLLLQVATAKMPFGGVGPSGMGAYHGRFGFEEFSHRKSVLAKPTRPDLTAMFYPPYTDKRMRLLRRLA, from the coding sequence ATGCTCACCACGCCCAGACCCGACTGCGCGGCAACGGTTGTCCGGCTGCGCCAAACCTTCGACAGTGGGAGAACTCTCGACCTGGACTGGCGCCGCGCCCAACTGCGCGCACTCGCCACGATGCTGACGGACAACGGCGATGCCATCGTGGACGCGGTCGCGGCAGACCTGCGCCGCCCGGCGTTCGAGACCTGGCTCGCCGAGATCGTCGCTACGGTGAACGAGGCTCGCTACGCGGCCAGGCACCTGGGCCGGTGGACCAGACGCAGGCACCGGCTGCTGGAGTGGACACAGCTACCGGGCCGGGCCTGGATCCAATACGAGCCCTACGGCACGGTCTTGATCATCGGCCCGTGGAACGTCCCGTTCCAACTCAGTCTGACGCCGGCGATCGGGGCGATCGCGGCGGGAAACACCGTGGTGGTCAAGCCATCCGAACTTGCACCGGCTTCCTCGCGGCTGATGGCCGAGCTGATACCGCGCTACCTCGACGCCGAGGCGGTGGCCGTGGTCGAGGGCGACGGCGCGGTCACCCAGGAGCTGATCGCGCAGGGGCTGGACCGGGTGCTGTTCACCGGTGGCACCGCGACCGGCCACAAGATCATGGCGGCCGCGGCCGACCATCTGACCCCGGTCACCCTGGAGTTGGGCGGTAAGAGCCCGGTGATCGTGGCCGACGACGCCGATGTCAAGACCGCCGCACGCCGGATCGCCTGGATCAAGTTGATGAATTCCGGTCAGATATGCATCGCACCCGATTACGTCCTGGTGCATGCGGCCGTGCGGGATCGGTTCGTCGAGGAGATCCGGGCGGCCATCGCGAATTTCCGGACCGGGGTGCCGACCGGGTTGCCGATCGTCAACGAACGTCAGTTCGCCCGCCTGGCGGGCGCGTTGGCCGCCACCGAGGGTGAGGTCGTCGTCGGTGGGGGCACCGATGCCGAGCGGCTGGAGATCGAGCCAACGGTTGTCGTCGAACCCCATCCGGATGAGCCGCTGATGACCGACGAGATCTTCGGCCCCGTCCTGCCGGTGCTGACCGTCGAATCGGTCCAGCAGGCGATCGAGTTCGTCCGACGGCGACCCAAACCCCTTGCCGCATATCTGTTCACCGCCTGCAAAGCGACCCGGGAGCGGGTCGTCCGGGAGGTTCCGGCGGGCGGGATGATGATCAACCAACTACTGCTGCAGGTGGCGACGGCGAAGATGCCGTTCGGTGGGGTCGGACCGTCGGGGATGGGCGCCTACCACGGCAGGTTCGGGTTCGAGGAGTTCAGCCACCGTAAATCGGTGCTGGCCAAGCCAACTCGCCCGGATCTGACGGCGATGTTCTATCCGCCCTACACGGACAAGAGAATGCGGCTGCTGCGGCGGTTGGCGTGA
- a CDS encoding carotenoid oxygenase family protein, translated as MDTSLLRDSPFLTGHHQPNRMEVDAPDLVVRGELPQDLAGVFYRNGAEPLYPPTDEDYHWFDGDGMVYAFFLENGRVSMRNRWVRTDKFLLEQGEGRRLFGVLGNPMTTDPKTLGTRYNTANTNVIIHGGRLLALMEGAPPVALDPRTLDTLGEETYGGLITTTFSAHPKVDHATGELINIGNAVHGLGGDAVIRYDVIDFDGVPVVTELIPVPHMTMLHTFFVTENWVVFPVMPLELSLQRAMRGGPMTAWVPGRPSKLGLMPRRGTAADVRWIEVESRHMLHEANVWENEQGHIVADVAAAEGTALFPDVDGNRASHADTQQSLRRWTIDPHATSDTLNEEIINDRDIQFPRPDDRLMAQPSRYAFANSNLKSRDGRVDGMDSALRVDTVTGAEDLYHFGAGAAAGELIFAPRVGSTNELDGYALTLVHRDGARESELVVFDAADIAGGPIASAVIPFGVPSGFHCSYYSVDSPLYRQAFLRR; from the coding sequence ATGGATACCAGCCTTCTTCGGGACAGCCCTTTTCTGACCGGCCATCACCAGCCCAATCGCATGGAGGTTGACGCCCCGGATCTGGTGGTCCGCGGTGAGCTGCCGCAGGACCTGGCCGGAGTGTTCTACCGCAACGGTGCCGAGCCGCTGTACCCGCCGACCGACGAGGACTATCACTGGTTCGACGGTGACGGCATGGTCTACGCGTTCTTCCTCGAGAACGGCCGGGTGTCCATGCGCAACCGTTGGGTGCGCACCGACAAGTTCCTGCTGGAGCAGGGGGAGGGCCGCCGGTTGTTCGGCGTGCTGGGCAATCCGATGACCACGGATCCGAAGACCTTGGGCACCCGCTACAACACCGCCAACACCAACGTCATCATCCACGGTGGCAGGCTGCTGGCCCTGATGGAGGGCGCACCGCCGGTGGCCCTGGATCCCCGCACGCTCGACACCCTGGGCGAGGAGACCTATGGCGGCCTCATCACCACGACGTTCTCGGCGCACCCCAAGGTCGACCACGCCACCGGCGAGCTGATCAACATCGGCAATGCGGTGCACGGCCTGGGCGGGGACGCGGTGATCCGTTACGACGTCATCGATTTCGATGGCGTTCCGGTGGTCACGGAGCTGATTCCGGTACCGCACATGACGATGCTGCACACCTTCTTCGTCACCGAGAACTGGGTGGTGTTCCCCGTCATGCCGCTCGAGCTGAGCCTTCAGCGGGCCATGCGCGGCGGACCGATGACGGCCTGGGTGCCCGGCCGGCCGAGCAAGCTCGGACTGATGCCCCGGCGCGGGACCGCTGCCGACGTGCGCTGGATCGAGGTGGAGTCGCGGCACATGCTGCACGAGGCCAACGTGTGGGAGAACGAACAGGGCCACATCGTCGCTGATGTGGCTGCCGCGGAGGGCACTGCACTGTTTCCCGACGTTGACGGCAACCGCGCCAGCCACGCGGATACCCAGCAGAGCTTGCGGCGCTGGACGATCGACCCGCATGCGACGTCGGACACCCTCAACGAAGAGATCATCAACGACCGTGACATCCAGTTTCCGCGACCCGACGACCGCTTGATGGCACAGCCCAGCCGGTATGCGTTCGCCAACAGCAATCTGAAATCACGCGATGGCCGGGTCGACGGCATGGATTCGGCATTGCGCGTCGACACCGTGACCGGGGCCGAGGATCTCTATCACTTCGGTGCCGGGGCTGCCGCCGGCGAACTCATCTTCGCTCCCCGGGTCGGCAGCACCAACGAACTCGATGGTTACGCACTGACATTGGTGCATCGGGACGGCGCTAGGGAAAGCGAACTGGTGGTTTTCGACGCGGCTGACATCGCCGGCGGTCCGATTGCCAGTGCCGTCATTCCGTTCGGTGTGCCCAGTGGATTCCACTGCAGCTACTACAGCGTGGACAGCCCGCTGTACCGGCAGGCGTTCCTTCGACGTTGA
- a CDS encoding thiamine pyrophosphate-dependent dehydrogenase E1 component subunit alpha yields MTPGTAELVQIFTTATRIKVCDEKFRSLILTGQVSAQYYSPRGQEIVSSSIGALLRPDDYLVTTYRGLHDQLAKGVPMRELWAEFFGKATGTCKGKGGPMHITHPESGLMVTTGIVGSGLPIANGLALASQLQGGDRVTVVNFGDGATNIGAFHEACNLASLWKLPVVFCCHNNRYAEHTSFEGGTSVDRVADRAASYKMPGVRVDGNDPVEMYGAARTAIDRARAGEGPTLLEAMTFRFYGHQMSDQNEYMKPGELDAGRAADPVLRLRAKLIEVRVLTEDEITTIEAQAKAEVQDAFEFAESSPVPELSELLTDVYQGV; encoded by the coding sequence ATGACGCCAGGGACGGCCGAGCTGGTGCAGATCTTCACCACCGCCACGCGGATCAAGGTGTGCGACGAGAAATTCCGGTCTCTGATCCTGACCGGGCAGGTCAGCGCCCAGTATTACTCACCGCGCGGGCAGGAGATCGTGTCCTCGTCGATCGGCGCGCTGCTGCGTCCGGACGATTATCTGGTCACCACCTATCGCGGCCTGCACGACCAGCTCGCCAAGGGTGTGCCGATGCGGGAGTTGTGGGCCGAGTTCTTCGGCAAGGCCACCGGCACCTGCAAGGGCAAGGGCGGCCCGATGCACATCACCCACCCCGAGTCCGGACTGATGGTCACGACGGGAATCGTCGGCAGCGGCCTGCCGATCGCCAACGGCCTGGCTCTGGCCTCCCAACTGCAGGGCGGCGACCGGGTCACCGTCGTCAACTTCGGTGATGGCGCCACCAACATCGGGGCATTCCACGAGGCCTGCAACCTGGCGTCGCTGTGGAAGCTGCCGGTGGTGTTCTGTTGCCACAACAACCGATACGCCGAGCACACCTCTTTCGAGGGCGGCACCAGCGTGGACCGGGTGGCCGACCGGGCGGCGTCCTACAAGATGCCCGGTGTGCGGGTCGACGGCAACGACCCGGTGGAGATGTACGGCGCGGCACGCACCGCGATCGACCGGGCCCGGGCCGGCGAAGGCCCAACACTGCTGGAAGCCATGACCTTCCGGTTCTACGGCCATCAGATGTCGGATCAGAACGAGTACATGAAGCCCGGCGAGCTCGACGCCGGACGCGCCGCCGACCCGGTGCTTCGGTTGCGGGCCAAGCTGATCGAAGTTCGGGTGCTCACCGAGGACGAAATCACCACCATCGAGGCGCAGGCAAAGGCCGAAGTGCAGGATGCATTCGAGTTCGCCGAATCCAGCCCGGTTCCCGAGCTTTCCGAGCTCCTGACCGACGTCTACCAAGGGGTGTGA
- a CDS encoding alpha-ketoacid dehydrogenase subunit beta encodes MTTETAETAETVEAVPMLGFQALGSALDDALSRDPSVILLGEDIADPSGGVFKVSAGLSTKYGTERVRATPISEQAIVGAAVGAAIAGMKPVAEIMLMDFLAVCLDQVSNHAAKLRYMSGGQTTVPLTIRCAAGAGMQFGAQHSEMLEAWLTHIPGLKVVVPSNPADAKGLLTAAIFDPDPVVVVEQSLLYFAPPQPVPVGHHVVPLGSAATVRPGSDVTLISYGRQVHTALAAAEQLAQESIDAEVIDLRSLVPLDESRILESVARTKHAVVIHEAVRRGGFGAELAALITENLFDELGAPVQRVAGADTPIPFAKVLEDAFVPGQDAIVEAAKLAVSRSRATAGSRG; translated from the coding sequence ATGACCACTGAAACCGCAGAGACCGCCGAAACAGTGGAAGCGGTTCCGATGCTCGGCTTTCAGGCCCTCGGGAGCGCGCTCGACGACGCACTGTCCCGTGACCCGTCGGTGATCCTGTTGGGCGAGGACATCGCCGACCCCAGCGGCGGGGTGTTCAAGGTGTCCGCCGGGCTGTCCACGAAGTACGGCACCGAACGGGTGCGCGCGACGCCGATCAGCGAGCAGGCCATCGTCGGCGCCGCGGTGGGCGCCGCCATCGCCGGTATGAAGCCGGTCGCCGAGATCATGCTGATGGACTTCCTGGCCGTGTGCCTCGACCAGGTGTCCAACCACGCCGCCAAGCTGCGCTACATGTCCGGTGGGCAGACCACGGTGCCGTTGACGATCCGTTGTGCCGCCGGCGCCGGAATGCAGTTCGGGGCACAGCATTCCGAGATGCTGGAGGCCTGGCTCACCCACATTCCGGGCCTGAAGGTCGTGGTGCCGAGCAACCCCGCTGACGCCAAGGGGTTGCTCACCGCGGCGATCTTCGACCCCGACCCGGTGGTGGTGGTCGAGCAGAGCCTGCTGTATTTCGCTCCACCGCAGCCGGTTCCGGTCGGCCATCATGTGGTTCCGCTGGGCTCCGCGGCGACGGTGCGACCGGGCAGCGACGTCACGTTGATCAGCTACGGCAGGCAGGTGCACACCGCTCTGGCCGCCGCCGAGCAACTCGCGCAGGAGTCGATCGACGCCGAGGTGATCGACCTGCGATCCCTGGTGCCACTGGACGAGAGCAGGATCCTGGAATCCGTCGCCCGCACCAAACACGCCGTGGTGATCCACGAGGCGGTGCGGCGGGGCGGATTCGGTGCCGAGCTGGCCGCGCTGATCACCGAGAACCTGTTCGACGAGCTCGGTGCTCCCGTGCAGCGGGTGGCCGGCGCCGACACCCCGATACCCTTCGCGAAGGTCCTGGAGGACGCCTTCGTGCCGGGACAGGACGCCATCGTCGAGGCGGCCAAGCTTGCGGTATCCCGGTCGCGGGCCACCGCCGGGTCACGCGGCTAA
- a CDS encoding AMP-binding protein has protein sequence MVHAIGQYARQDPGAVALTDGTTAWTWPQLDERLNQTVNWLLAQQFPPGARVAVMGANSVHIVLAHLATTYAGLSAVPVNDHLTADEVGYILRDAAVHTVLCSADVATTVRAADPDVQVVAWGDLEVVTAQYSDSEPPADIAPVKPLYYTSGTTGHPKGVELPDQMFPGGASMVEYVQRVIDSPIRTPGRQMVIAPMHHTGPMAGVRGIVAGQPLVILPKFDAERVLATIDRERIEATMMVPTHFSRLLHLPADVRNRYDVSSVKSIVHTGAPCPIEVKRAMIDWFGPILVEAYGSTEAGTVTLINSVDWLEHPGSVGRAMPGYELSVRTEQGEVLPSGAAGLVCVRSSVGHRPSYHGDPEKTRRSYVADGVFALGEIGYLDDDGYLYLTDRASDLVVSGGVNVYPAESEAVLRRHPAVADVAVIGIPHDDLGEQLCALVVTTDPGAEPAELVAWTRDRMAHYKCPNLVEIVDFDLRSVMGKLNKRQLRDRYLARPAAGTTSAGRP, from the coding sequence GTGGTCCATGCGATCGGGCAGTACGCTCGTCAGGATCCAGGGGCGGTCGCGCTCACCGACGGCACCACCGCGTGGACGTGGCCGCAGCTCGATGAGCGCCTGAACCAGACCGTGAATTGGCTGCTGGCGCAGCAGTTCCCGCCGGGCGCTCGGGTGGCGGTGATGGGTGCCAACAGTGTGCACATCGTGCTGGCACACCTGGCCACCACCTACGCCGGGTTGTCGGCGGTGCCGGTGAACGACCACCTGACCGCAGATGAGGTCGGCTACATCCTGCGTGACGCCGCCGTACATACGGTGCTGTGCAGCGCAGACGTGGCCACCACCGTGCGCGCGGCGGACCCCGACGTACAAGTGGTGGCCTGGGGCGACCTCGAGGTCGTGACGGCGCAGTATTCCGACAGCGAGCCGCCCGCTGACATTGCGCCGGTCAAGCCGCTGTACTACACCTCGGGCACCACCGGCCACCCCAAGGGGGTCGAGCTACCGGATCAGATGTTTCCCGGCGGCGCTTCGATGGTCGAATACGTTCAGCGCGTGATTGACTCACCCATTCGCACGCCGGGCAGGCAAATGGTGATAGCTCCCATGCACCACACCGGGCCCATGGCAGGTGTGCGCGGGATCGTGGCGGGGCAACCACTGGTCATCCTGCCGAAGTTCGACGCCGAGCGGGTGCTCGCCACCATCGACCGCGAGCGCATCGAGGCCACCATGATGGTGCCGACACACTTCTCCCGCCTGCTACACCTGCCTGCCGACGTCCGAAACCGCTACGACGTCAGCAGTGTGAAGAGCATCGTGCACACCGGTGCGCCCTGTCCGATCGAGGTGAAGCGGGCCATGATCGACTGGTTCGGCCCGATTCTGGTCGAGGCGTACGGCTCCACCGAGGCCGGGACGGTGACCCTGATCAACTCGGTCGACTGGCTGGAACACCCAGGGTCGGTGGGGCGGGCCATGCCGGGGTACGAACTCAGCGTCCGCACCGAGCAGGGCGAGGTGCTGCCCAGTGGCGCAGCGGGATTGGTCTGTGTGCGATCCAGCGTAGGGCACCGTCCCAGTTATCACGGCGATCCGGAGAAGACCCGGCGCAGCTATGTGGCCGATGGGGTGTTCGCGCTCGGTGAGATCGGCTATCTCGACGACGACGGCTACCTGTACCTCACCGACCGCGCCTCGGACCTGGTCGTCAGCGGAGGCGTCAACGTGTACCCGGCCGAGTCGGAGGCGGTGCTGCGCCGGCATCCCGCCGTGGCCGACGTCGCTGTGATCGGCATCCCGCACGACGACCTCGGCGAACAGTTGTGTGCCCTGGTGGTGACCACCGATCCTGGTGCCGAACCCGCCGAACTGGTCGCATGGACGCGAGATCGCATGGCTCACTACAAGTGTCCGAATCTGGTCGAGATCGTCGACTTCGATCTGCGTTCGGTGATGGGGAAATTGAACAAGCGGCAACTGCGGGACCGCTATCTGGCCCGGCCCGCTGCCGGCACGACGTCGGCCGGGAGGCCCTGA